A genomic window from Thermus neutrinimicus includes:
- a CDS encoding MarC family protein, whose amino-acid sequence MLELFLKSFLTLFVVVDPVGLVPVFLALAGDRPPRKQAQIARKAVVVAGGLLVSFFFFGQGLLGYLGISLEALRIAGGILLFRIATEMVFAHHERETEEEKDEARLRADISVFPLAIPLIAGPGALASVLILALEARREPLGFAVVLSTVFLVLALAYLFLRLAFQVRRALGRTGVNVVTRVLGILLAALAVQYVADGVKALF is encoded by the coding sequence GTGCTGGAGCTTTTCCTGAAATCCTTCCTCACCCTCTTCGTGGTGGTGGACCCGGTGGGGCTGGTGCCGGTCTTTTTGGCCCTGGCCGGGGACCGTCCCCCCAGGAAGCAGGCCCAGATCGCCAGGAAGGCGGTGGTGGTGGCGGGGGGGCTCTTGGTCTCCTTTTTCTTCTTCGGGCAGGGGCTTTTGGGCTACCTGGGAATCAGCCTCGAGGCGTTGCGCATCGCCGGGGGCATCCTCCTCTTCCGCATCGCCACTGAGATGGTCTTTGCCCACCACGAGCGGGAAACGGAGGAGGAAAAGGATGAGGCCCGCCTCCGGGCGGATATCTCCGTCTTTCCCTTGGCCATCCCCTTGATCGCGGGCCCTGGGGCCTTGGCCAGCGTCCTCATCCTGGCCCTGGAGGCCCGGAGGGAACCCCTGGGCTTTGCCGTGGTCCTTTCCACGGTCTTTTTGGTCCTGGCCTTGGCCTACCTTTTCCTGCGGCTTGCTTTCCAGGTGCGCCGGGCCCTGGGGCGCACGGGGGTGAACGTGGTTACCCGGGTCTTGGGGATCCTCCTGGCCGCCCTGGCGGTGCAGTACGTGGCCGATGGGGTAAAAGCCCTTTTCTAG
- the glyA gene encoding serine hydroxymethyltransferase, which translates to MVRTSLRDEALFQLIALEEKRQREGLELIASENFVSAQVREAVGSVLTNKYAEGYPGARYYGGCEIIDQVESLAIERAKELFGAAWANVQPHSGSQANMAVYMALMEPGETLMGMDLAAGGHLTHGSKVNFSGKFYKVVSYGVRPDTELIDLEEVRRLALEHRPKVIVAGASAYPRFWDFKAFREIADEVGAYLVVDMAHFAGLVAAGLHPNPLPYAHVVTSTTHKTLRGPRGGLILSNDLELGKKIDKIIFPGIQGGPLEHVIAGKAVAFFEALQPEFQEYSRLVVENAKRLAEELAQRGYRIVTGGTDNHLFLVDLRPKGLTGKEAEEKLDAVGITVNKNAIPFDPKPPRVTSGIRIGTPAITTRGFTPEEMPLVAELIDRALMEGPREALREEVRRLALAHPMP; encoded by the coding sequence ATGGTCAGGACCAGCTTAAGGGACGAGGCCCTTTTTCAGCTCATCGCCCTGGAGGAAAAGCGCCAGCGGGAAGGCCTGGAACTCATCGCCAGCGAGAACTTCGTCTCTGCCCAGGTGCGGGAGGCGGTGGGAAGCGTCCTCACCAACAAGTATGCGGAGGGCTACCCGGGCGCCCGCTACTACGGGGGGTGCGAGATCATCGACCAGGTGGAAAGCCTGGCCATCGAGCGGGCCAAGGAGCTCTTCGGGGCCGCCTGGGCCAACGTCCAGCCCCACTCTGGCTCCCAGGCCAACATGGCGGTGTACATGGCCCTCATGGAACCGGGGGAGACCCTCATGGGGATGGACCTGGCCGCGGGAGGCCACCTCACCCACGGCTCCAAGGTGAACTTTTCCGGCAAATTTTACAAGGTGGTCTCCTACGGGGTCCGGCCCGACACCGAGCTCATCGACCTCGAGGAGGTGCGCCGTTTGGCCCTGGAGCACCGCCCCAAGGTGATCGTGGCGGGCGCCAGCGCCTACCCCCGCTTCTGGGACTTCAAGGCCTTCCGGGAGATCGCCGACGAGGTGGGGGCCTACCTGGTGGTGGACATGGCCCACTTCGCTGGCCTGGTGGCGGCGGGGCTCCACCCCAACCCTCTCCCCTACGCCCACGTGGTCACCAGCACCACCCACAAAACCCTGAGGGGACCGAGGGGTGGGCTCATTCTTTCCAACGACCTCGAGCTGGGCAAAAAGATCGATAAGATCATCTTCCCCGGCATCCAAGGTGGCCCCCTGGAGCACGTGATCGCCGGCAAGGCGGTGGCCTTCTTTGAGGCCCTGCAACCCGAGTTCCAGGAGTATAGCCGCCTGGTGGTGGAAAACGCCAAGCGCCTGGCGGAAGAGCTTGCCCAAAGGGGCTACCGCATCGTCACCGGAGGCACCGACAACCACCTTTTCCTGGTGGACCTCCGCCCCAAGGGCCTAACGGGCAAGGAAGCAGAGGAGAAGCTGGATGCCGTGGGCATCACCGTCAACAAAAACGCCATCCCCTTTGACCCCAAGCCTCCCCGGGTCACCTCCGGCATCCGCATCGGCACCCCCGCCATCACCACCCGGGGCTTCACCCCCGAGGAGATGCCCCTGGTGGCGGAACTCATCGACCGGGCCCTCATGGAAGGCCCCAGGGAGGCCTTGCGGGAGGAGGTCAGGCGGCTTGCCCTAGCCCACCCCATGCCCTAG
- a CDS encoding DNA repair protein RecN, which produces MLKRLEVRNLAVIREATLELGPGLNVLTGETGAGKSLLVDALALLLGARSEGLLGPFGDSLLVTAFFQGEGEERILSRRIGSRSTPRIDGEVVSLRELQEEAERWLSLHAQHAAIALLSPKRQRELLDALLPPGLLQEYGETYRKHQALLGEKRALEEALRAKAEREDLLRFQLKEIQEANPRPGEDQELEAEAQRLRHLEALKERSGKAYALLAEGGALDLLQAALRELKAGSRFDRALEALARDLEAALEGGWAVARELEDYLESLEGDPSRLAQLEERLSLLERLKRKYGPTLEEVLRYGERVEEELKALEGGEERLLELERALRVASEALYGAGERLSQARLEAARKLEGEMEAELSALGFPKAHFQVELKPLPEPGPQGLEEVLFRFSANPHLPPAPLSAASGGELSRIALALALLTGAEAPTVVFDEVDTGIGGETAWKVAERLARLGQARQVLVVTHLPQIAARAQRHLRVVKEGEEVRLEVLEGEKRIRELARLLSGQYTEAALAHARLLLEGNTPLATGWVEVQE; this is translated from the coding sequence ATGCTCAAGCGCCTCGAGGTGCGCAACCTCGCCGTGATCCGCGAGGCTACCCTGGAGCTGGGCCCTGGGCTGAATGTCCTCACCGGGGAAACCGGGGCGGGGAAAAGCCTCTTGGTGGACGCCTTGGCCCTCCTCCTTGGGGCCAGGTCCGAGGGGCTTTTGGGGCCCTTTGGCGATAGCCTCCTGGTGACCGCCTTCTTCCAAGGCGAGGGTGAGGAGCGGATCCTTTCCCGCCGCATCGGCAGCCGTTCCACCCCCCGGATCGATGGGGAGGTGGTAAGCCTAAGGGAACTCCAAGAGGAAGCGGAAAGGTGGCTTTCCCTCCACGCCCAGCACGCCGCCATCGCCCTCCTCTCCCCCAAAAGGCAGCGGGAGCTTCTGGATGCCCTCCTGCCCCCGGGGCTCCTCCAGGAATACGGGGAAACCTACAGGAAACATCAGGCCCTCCTTGGGGAAAAACGCGCCCTAGAGGAGGCCTTAAGGGCCAAGGCGGAGCGGGAGGACCTCCTGCGCTTCCAGCTCAAGGAGATCCAGGAGGCGAACCCCAGGCCCGGGGAGGACCAGGAGCTGGAAGCCGAGGCGCAAAGGCTTCGTCATCTGGAAGCCCTAAAGGAGCGCTCGGGAAAGGCCTACGCCCTCCTGGCGGAAGGAGGAGCCCTGGACCTCCTCCAGGCGGCCCTGCGGGAGCTTAAGGCCGGGAGCCGCTTTGACCGGGCCCTCGAGGCCCTGGCCAGGGACCTGGAAGCCGCTTTGGAGGGAGGCTGGGCCGTGGCCCGGGAGCTGGAGGACTACCTGGAAAGCCTGGAGGGAGACCCCAGCCGTCTGGCCCAGCTGGAGGAGCGCCTTTCCCTTCTGGAAAGGCTCAAGCGCAAGTACGGGCCCACCTTGGAGGAGGTCCTGCGCTACGGGGAAAGGGTGGAGGAGGAGCTAAAGGCCCTGGAGGGGGGAGAAGAGCGGCTTCTGGAGCTGGAGAGGGCCTTGAGGGTGGCCTCGGAGGCCCTCTATGGGGCGGGGGAGCGCCTTTCCCAGGCCCGCCTGGAGGCGGCAAGGAAGCTGGAGGGGGAAATGGAGGCGGAGCTTTCCGCCTTGGGTTTCCCCAAGGCCCACTTCCAGGTGGAGCTCAAGCCCCTTCCCGAACCCGGGCCCCAGGGCCTGGAAGAGGTCCTTTTCCGCTTCTCCGCCAACCCCCACCTTCCCCCCGCTCCCCTTTCCGCGGCCAGCGGCGGGGAGCTATCCCGCATCGCCCTGGCCCTGGCCCTCCTCACCGGGGCCGAGGCCCCCACCGTGGTCTTCGACGAGGTGGACACCGGCATAGGCGGGGAAACCGCCTGGAAGGTGGCGGAAAGGCTCGCCCGGCTGGGCCAGGCCCGGCAGGTCCTGGTGGTCACCCATCTGCCCCAGATCGCCGCCCGCGCGCAGAGGCACCTTAGGGTGGTGAAGGAGGGGGAGGAGGTGCGCCTCGAGGTGCTGGAAGGGGAGAAGCGCATACGGGAACTCGCCCGCCTCCTCTCCGGCCAGTACACCGAGGCCGCCCTGGCCCACGCCCGCCTCCTTTTGGAAGGAAATACCCCCCTGGCTACGGGCTGGGTGGAGGTTCAGGAATGA
- the purF gene encoding amidophosphoribosyltransferase → MDKPREECGVLGLWSEEPLDAAGLLHLGLLALQHRGQEAAGIAVSDGREFLVEKDLGLVNQVFTEERLFRLRLPGARLGLAHTRYSTTGSNLRFNAQPLTARTAHGVLAIAHNGNFTNAKPLRDRLLREGATFQSTSDTEVMLLLLARLGHLSLPEAAAEAMKALEGGYAILLMDRKTLVALRDPHGVRPLAIGKLPQGFAFASEPPALELMGARYLRDVRPGEVVWVEEGQLKSLQALPPNPAPCAFEWIYFARPDSLLDGVEAYEARVRMGMELFREAPAEADMVVPVPDSGMGAAVGYARASGLPLEYGLYKNPYAGRTFIQPTQALRDLKTRLKLSPTSAVKGKRVVLIDDSIVRGTTSRHIVAMLKEAGAVEVHFRVSSPPIRFPCYYGIDTAARKELIAAEKSVEEIRAYIGADSLAFLSEEGVKRAIGGPVCLACFNGRYPAGVPVEGEKLALEIL, encoded by the coding sequence ATGGACAAGCCTAGGGAAGAGTGCGGGGTCTTGGGGCTTTGGAGCGAAGAACCCCTGGACGCGGCGGGGCTGCTCCATCTGGGCCTTCTCGCCCTCCAGCACCGGGGGCAGGAGGCGGCGGGCATAGCCGTATCGGACGGGAGGGAGTTCTTGGTGGAAAAGGATTTGGGCCTGGTGAACCAGGTCTTCACCGAGGAAAGGCTTTTCCGCCTGAGGCTTCCCGGGGCCCGGCTGGGCCTGGCCCACACCCGCTACTCCACCACCGGCTCCAACCTGCGCTTTAACGCCCAGCCCCTCACCGCCCGCACCGCCCACGGGGTCCTGGCCATCGCCCACAATGGCAACTTCACCAACGCCAAACCCCTTCGCGACCGGCTTCTAAGGGAGGGGGCCACCTTCCAAAGCACCTCGGACACGGAGGTGATGCTCCTTCTCCTCGCCCGCTTGGGCCATCTCTCCCTCCCTGAGGCGGCCGCCGAGGCCATGAAGGCCCTGGAAGGGGGGTATGCCATCCTCCTCATGGACCGCAAAACCCTGGTGGCCCTCCGGGATCCCCACGGGGTGCGGCCCCTGGCCATCGGCAAACTCCCCCAGGGCTTTGCCTTTGCCTCCGAGCCCCCGGCCTTGGAGCTCATGGGAGCCCGGTACCTCCGGGATGTGCGCCCGGGAGAGGTGGTCTGGGTGGAGGAAGGCCAGCTCAAAAGCCTTCAGGCCCTTCCCCCAAACCCGGCCCCTTGCGCCTTTGAGTGGATCTACTTCGCCAGGCCCGATAGCCTCTTGGACGGGGTGGAGGCCTACGAGGCCCGGGTGCGCATGGGCATGGAACTCTTCCGGGAAGCCCCGGCGGAAGCGGACATGGTGGTGCCGGTCCCCGACTCCGGCATGGGGGCAGCGGTGGGTTACGCTCGGGCAAGCGGCCTCCCCCTGGAGTACGGCCTTTACAAAAACCCCTATGCGGGCCGCACCTTCATCCAGCCCACCCAGGCGCTACGGGACCTGAAGACCCGCTTGAAGCTATCCCCCACCTCGGCGGTGAAGGGTAAGCGGGTGGTGCTCATCGACGATTCCATCGTACGGGGCACCACCAGCCGCCACATCGTGGCCATGCTGAAGGAGGCCGGAGCCGTGGAGGTCCACTTCCGGGTCTCCAGCCCCCCCATCCGCTTCCCCTGCTACTACGGCATCGACACTGCCGCCCGCAAAGAGCTCATCGCCGCCGAGAAGAGCGTGGAGGAAATCCGGGCCTACATCGGGGCTGACAGCCTGGCCTTCCTTTCTGAGGAGGGGGTGAAGAGGGCCATAGGAGGCCCCGTGTGCCTGGCCTGCTTCAACGGCCGCTACCCAGCCGGGGTGCCTGTGGAGGGGGAAAAGCTGGCCCTGGAGATCCTCTAG
- a CDS encoding glycoside hydrolase family 13 protein — protein MVWYEGAFFYQIFPDRYFRAGPAGKPAPAGPLEPWEAPPSLRGFKGGTLWGVAEKIPYLKDLGVEALYLNPIFASTANHRYHTTDYLQVDPLLGGNAALRHLLEVAHAHGIRVILDGVFNHTGRGFFAFQHLLENGEQSPYRDWYHVKGFPLNPYGRHPNYEAWWGNPELPKLRVETPAVREYLLEVAEHWIRFGADGWRLDVPNEIPDLEFWRAFRRRVKGANPEAYIVGEIWEEADSWLQGDMFDATMNYPLSRAILGFVGGEVLDQELSSRSGLGRIEPLQALAFSHRLENLFTRYRPEVVRAQMNLLTSHDTPRLLTLLRGSVERAKLALSLLFLLPGNPTVYYGEEVGMEGGHDPENRAGMVWDQARWKEEIRQAVRRLAQLRREHPELRTAPYQRVYAVDGHLAFTRGPYLVVVNASSEPFRQDFPLHGALPRGAKAMDLLSGKTCTPAGGRLCGPELPPFSLAVWVEV, from the coding sequence GTGGTTTGGTACGAGGGCGCCTTCTTCTACCAGATCTTTCCCGACCGCTATTTCCGGGCTGGCCCTGCCGGAAAACCCGCCCCAGCGGGTCCCTTAGAGCCCTGGGAAGCGCCGCCCTCCCTCAGGGGCTTCAAGGGGGGGACCCTCTGGGGCGTGGCGGAGAAAATCCCCTACCTCAAGGACCTGGGGGTGGAAGCCCTTTACCTGAACCCCATCTTCGCCTCCACCGCCAACCACCGGTACCACACCACGGACTACCTCCAGGTGGATCCCCTCCTGGGGGGGAACGCGGCCCTAAGGCACCTCCTGGAAGTAGCCCACGCCCACGGCATACGGGTTATCCTGGACGGGGTTTTCAACCACACGGGGAGGGGCTTCTTCGCCTTCCAGCACCTTCTGGAAAACGGGGAACAAAGCCCTTATCGGGACTGGTACCACGTGAAGGGCTTCCCCCTGAACCCCTATGGCCGCCATCCCAACTACGAGGCCTGGTGGGGCAATCCCGAGCTCCCCAAGCTCCGGGTGGAAACCCCAGCGGTGCGGGAGTACCTCCTGGAGGTGGCGGAGCACTGGATCCGCTTTGGCGCGGATGGCTGGCGGCTGGACGTGCCCAACGAGATCCCCGACCTCGAGTTCTGGCGGGCCTTCCGCAGGAGGGTCAAGGGGGCTAACCCCGAGGCCTACATCGTGGGGGAGATCTGGGAGGAGGCCGACTCCTGGCTCCAGGGGGACATGTTCGACGCCACCATGAACTACCCCTTGAGCCGGGCCATCCTGGGCTTTGTGGGGGGCGAGGTCCTGGACCAGGAGCTATCCTCCCGCTCGGGCCTGGGGCGCATCGAGCCCTTGCAGGCCCTGGCCTTCAGCCACCGCCTGGAAAACCTCTTTACCCGTTACCGCCCGGAGGTGGTGCGGGCCCAGATGAACCTCCTCACCTCCCACGACACCCCCCGCCTCCTCACCCTCCTTAGGGGAAGCGTGGAGCGGGCTAAGCTGGCCCTTTCCCTCCTTTTCCTCCTGCCCGGGAACCCCACGGTCTACTACGGGGAGGAGGTGGGGATGGAGGGCGGCCATGACCCGGAGAACCGAGCAGGCATGGTCTGGGACCAGGCCCGCTGGAAGGAGGAGATCCGCCAAGCCGTGCGGCGCCTGGCCCAGCTACGCCGGGAGCACCCCGAGCTCCGCACCGCCCCTTACCAGCGGGTCTATGCCGTGGACGGGCATCTGGCCTTCACCCGGGGGCCCTACCTGGTGGTGGTGAACGCCTCCTCCGAGCCCTTCCGTCAGGACTTTCCCCTGCATGGCGCCCTGCCTCGTGGGGCAAAGGCCATGGACCTCCTCTCTGGGAAAACCTGCACCCCGGCGGGAGGGCGCCTTTGCGGGCCCGAGCTTCCCCCCTTTTCCCTGGCCGTCTGGGTGGAGGTCTAG
- the rpoZ gene encoding DNA-directed RNA polymerase subunit omega: MAEPGIDKLFGMVDSKYRLTVVVAKRAEQLLRHRFKNTVLEPEERPKMRTLEGILDDPNPVTWAMKEVLTGRLVFGENLVPEDRLQREMERLYPVEEEE, from the coding sequence ATGGCGGAACCCGGGATTGACAAGCTTTTTGGCATGGTGGATTCCAAGTACCGGCTCACCGTGGTGGTGGCCAAGCGGGCGGAGCAGCTTCTCCGCCACCGGTTTAAGAACACGGTTTTGGAGCCGGAGGAGAGGCCCAAGATGCGGACCCTCGAGGGGATCCTGGACGACCCCAACCCCGTCACCTGGGCCATGAAGGAGGTGCTCACGGGCAGGCTGGTCTTTGGGGAAAACCTGGTGCCCGAGGACCGCCTGCAGAGGGAGATGGAACGCCTTTACCCGGTGGAAGAGGAGGAGTAG
- a CDS encoding LPXTG cell wall anchor domain-containing protein: MRGSLLPILKWGFALALAILLVSIILINFTSSRDLPELVRVQVERYAVCSYWFFGWHLASTGAFAFIFLLLGFLLGLGAGFFLRRGVAR, translated from the coding sequence ATGAGAGGAAGCCTTCTCCCGATTTTGAAGTGGGGGTTTGCCCTGGCCCTGGCTATCCTGCTTGTATCCATTATTCTCATAAACTTTACCTCTAGCCGCGACCTGCCGGAGCTGGTTCGGGTGCAGGTGGAGCGGTATGCGGTGTGCAGCTACTGGTTTTTCGGCTGGCACCTGGCTTCCACGGGTGCCTTCGCTTTTATCTTCCTGCTGCTGGGGTTTCTTCTGGGCCTTGGGGCGGGGTTTTTCCTGAGGCGGGGGGTGGCCAGGTAG
- the argR gene encoding arginine repressor, with amino-acid sequence MRSKAERHRAIQEIVSREEIGTQKELVERLRQLGFEVTQATVSRDIAELRLARVSLGKGRHKYALPSMELPEDVYEELKRQFGLFVKDVDRGGNILVVKTAEGHASGIALLLDRLKRDEIVGTLAGEDTILVVARTEEEARALEEEFGELLVAGKTRL; translated from the coding sequence ATGCGAAGCAAAGCGGAGCGGCACCGCGCCATTCAGGAGATCGTGAGCCGGGAGGAGATCGGCACGCAGAAGGAGCTGGTGGAGCGCCTGAGGCAGCTGGGTTTTGAGGTGACCCAGGCCACGGTGAGCCGGGACATCGCTGAGCTGAGGCTGGCCAGGGTTTCCCTGGGCAAAGGGCGGCACAAGTACGCCCTGCCCTCCATGGAGCTTCCCGAGGACGTTTACGAGGAGCTGAAGCGGCAGTTCGGCCTCTTCGTCAAGGATGTGGACCGGGGGGGGAATATCCTGGTGGTGAAGACGGCGGAGGGCCACGCCTCCGGCATCGCCCTTTTGCTGGACCGCCTCAAGCGGGACGAGATCGTGGGCACCCTGGCGGGGGAGGATACCATCCTGGTGGTGGCCCGGACCGAGGAGGAGGCGAGGGCCTTGGAGGAGGAGTTCGGAGAGCTCCTCGTGGCGGGGAAGACGCGCCTTTAG
- the coaBC gene encoding bifunctional phosphopantothenoylcysteine decarboxylase/phosphopantothenate--cysteine ligase CoaBC — translation MARVLVAVTGGVAAIKAPHLLRLLRGQGHEVRVLATPRALEFITPLSLAVAAGGEVATEEAWFRPDGRALHIELARWAEVVLVAPATADAMAKAALGLADDLLSATLLAGAKRVAWAPAMNEAMWLSPKTQEHARTLEAMGHALLGPAHGPLAAVGEGEGWGRMLEPEELVERLQALLTPKDLVGLRLLVSAGPTREYLDPVRYLSNPSSGRMGYAVAEAARDRGAEVVLVSGPTALPDPWGVEVVRVESALEMREAILGRYSWAQVVVMAAAVADYRPAEVSREKEPKAAAERVLRLVPNPDILKELGENKGPRVLVGFAMETGEGLARAKEKLLRKNLDLIVLNWVNREGVGFGSLENQVVLLLRDGRVLELPRMPKRQVAHRILDLVKGFWKG, via the coding sequence GTGGCCCGGGTCCTGGTGGCGGTGACGGGGGGGGTGGCGGCCATCAAGGCCCCCCACCTCCTCCGCCTTCTCAGGGGCCAGGGCCACGAGGTGCGGGTCCTGGCCACCCCCAGGGCCCTGGAGTTCATCACCCCCCTTTCCCTGGCGGTGGCCGCCGGAGGGGAGGTGGCCACGGAGGAGGCCTGGTTCAGGCCCGATGGCCGTGCCCTGCACATAGAGCTGGCGCGTTGGGCGGAGGTGGTTTTGGTGGCTCCCGCCACCGCCGACGCCATGGCCAAGGCGGCCCTGGGCCTGGCCGACGATCTCCTTTCCGCCACGCTCCTGGCAGGGGCCAAGCGGGTGGCCTGGGCCCCGGCCATGAACGAGGCCATGTGGCTTTCCCCCAAGACCCAGGAGCATGCCCGGACCCTCGAGGCCATGGGCCATGCCCTCTTAGGCCCTGCCCACGGGCCCTTGGCGGCGGTGGGGGAGGGGGAGGGATGGGGGCGGATGCTGGAGCCCGAGGAGCTGGTGGAGAGGCTTCAAGCCCTCCTCACCCCCAAGGACCTCGTGGGCCTCAGGCTTCTGGTGTCCGCTGGCCCCACCCGGGAGTACCTGGACCCCGTGCGCTACCTTTCCAACCCTTCCTCGGGCCGTATGGGCTACGCCGTGGCCGAGGCCGCCCGGGACCGGGGGGCGGAGGTGGTGCTGGTTTCCGGCCCCACGGCCCTGCCCGACCCTTGGGGGGTGGAGGTGGTGCGGGTGGAAAGCGCCTTGGAGATGCGGGAGGCCATTCTAGGGCGCTATTCCTGGGCCCAGGTGGTGGTGATGGCGGCGGCGGTGGCCGACTACCGTCCGGCGGAGGTGAGCCGGGAGAAGGAGCCTAAGGCGGCGGCGGAGAGGGTCCTCCGCCTCGTGCCCAACCCCGATATCCTCAAGGAGCTGGGGGAAAACAAAGGGCCAAGGGTCCTGGTGGGCTTCGCCATGGAGACCGGGGAGGGCCTGGCGCGGGCCAAGGAGAAACTCCTCCGCAAGAACCTGGACCTCATCGTCCTCAACTGGGTGAACCGGGAAGGGGTGGGTTTCGGCAGCCTGGAGAACCAGGTGGTCCTCCTCCTCCGGGATGGCCGGGTGCTGGAACTTCCGCGCATGCCAAAGCGGCAGGTGGCCCACCGTATACTGGACTTGGTTAAAGGGTTCTGGAAGGGTTAG
- the gmk gene encoding guanylate kinase gives MEGRLFVMTGASGVGKGTVRAKVLERTRLFYSISMTTRPPRPGERDGVDYYFVDRAAFEALLGEGGFLEHAEYVGHLYGTPKAPVERALARGEDVLLEIEVQGALQVKEKMPEAVLIFLLPPSLSELKRRLVYRGKDAPEKIEKRLEQAEWEIRNAHLFDYVIVNDVLEEAVADFLAILTAERRRTQRMGAALEKALKRDRDLEAELDEILRRSYGGTRD, from the coding sequence ATGGAGGGGCGCCTCTTCGTCATGACCGGGGCCAGCGGGGTGGGGAAGGGCACGGTGCGGGCCAAGGTGCTGGAGCGCACCCGCCTCTTCTACTCCATCTCCATGACCACCCGTCCCCCGCGTCCCGGGGAGCGGGATGGGGTGGACTACTACTTTGTGGATAGGGCCGCCTTTGAGGCTTTGCTGGGGGAGGGGGGGTTTTTGGAGCACGCGGAGTACGTGGGGCACCTGTACGGCACCCCGAAGGCGCCGGTGGAGCGGGCCTTGGCCCGAGGGGAGGATGTCCTCCTGGAGATCGAGGTACAAGGCGCCTTGCAGGTAAAGGAGAAGATGCCCGAGGCGGTCCTCATCTTCCTCCTGCCCCCTTCCCTTTCCGAGCTGAAGCGGCGCCTGGTCTACCGGGGCAAGGACGCCCCGGAGAAGATAGAGAAGCGGCTGGAGCAGGCGGAGTGGGAGATCCGAAACGCCCACCTCTTTGACTACGTGATCGTGAACGATGTGCTGGAGGAGGCGGTGGCCGATTTCCTGGCCATCCTCACCGCGGAGAGGCGGCGCACCCAAAGGATGGGCGCTGCCTTGGAGAAGGCCCTGAAGCGGGATAGGGACCTGGAGGCTGAGCTGGACGAGATTCTGCGGAGGAGCTATGGCGGAACCCGGGATTGA